The stretch of DNA GGTATCGCCTTGGGTGCTGTCATCTTTGACATGGTCCTCCGGGGAATGCGGCTGCTCACCGCTCCATGTAGCGATCGCTACAGATGAAGGTTCGCATAAAACAGGCGGTCCCGCAACCATGGCGGCACGCCGGATGCTTCGGCCGGGCCGAGGGGCCGGTTCCAGGCTGCCCGTGCGGAACTCCGCCGGGTGTACTACCCGTGCGGGACTAAGCCGTCGGAGCCGCCCCGGACCAGACGGCCTTGCGGAGAATGGACCGCAGGGATGCCACCTCCGGGGCGCTGAGGATGCTCAGGTGCCGGGCCTCTGCCTCCTTGGTGGCCTGCTGCGCCGCGGCATGGACCTTCCGGCCCTCCGCGGTGGCGGCCACCAGTTTCTGCCGCCGGTCCGAGATTCCCGGTTTCCGCTCCACCAGGCCGCGCTGCTCCAACTCGTCGATGAGTGCCACAATCTGGCTGGGGTCAAGGCTGAGGAACTCCGCCAGTTCCCTTTGGGTGGGCCCCAAGTCGCCGCACGCCAGTGCCAGGACGGAATAGGACCGCTCCTTCAGCCCGAACTCCGCCAGGGCGGCGTTGTTGAGCACGGACCCCGCAGCGTGCAGCTTGGCCAGCAGGAAGCCCACGTCGTTGCTGATGGTCGATTCCGCCAGTCGCGAGGAAGCCCCGCCGGAGCTTTCGACGGCGTCAGTTGCCTGGAGTGTCATGGTGCCTTTCGGGCAGGGAGCCGGCTAATTCGTTGAATTATTCAATGATCCCATGCGTGACGCGCCCGCGGAAGTCATGCGCCTGGGTGACGAACCATTCCATCGCCTCCGGGTTGGCGAGGGCCCGCACGCTGACGGCATCCCGGGGTGCCATCCCGGTGAAGAGCTTCTTGATGGGCACTTCCACCCGCTTCATGGAGTGGGTGACGGGAATTGCCGGTGCCTGGATGATTTCATCCGGCACGTGGCGTGCCGAGGAGCGGGTGCGGATTGCCGATCGGATCCGGTCCCTCAGGGGGTCGTCCAGGGTTGCGCCGGGGGCGAGCACCACGAAGAGCGGCATATAGTAGCCTCCGTCCGGCTGTTCGGCGCCGACGACGAGGGAATCCGTAATCTCCGGGATGCCGGCAAGGGCTGCGTAGATGTCCGAGGTGCCCAGCCGCACTCCGCCACGGTTCAGGGTGGCGTCGGATCGGCCATGGACGACGAACGAGCCCCGCGGGGTTTCGGTGATCCAGTCACCGTGTGTCCATACTCCCGGGAACTTTGTGAAGTAGGAATCGAAATAGCGTGAGCCGTCCTTGTCTCCCCAGAAGAAGACCGGCATGGACGGCATGGGCCGTGTGATGACCATTTCCCCGATGCCGCCGATCAACCGCTGCCCGGTTTCGGACCAGGACTCCACGGCAACCCCCAGCAGGGGACCCTGGAGTTCTCCGAGACGGACCGGGTCCAGGGGGTTTGAGCCGATGAATCCGGAACAGATATCGGTGCCGCCGGAGTCGGAGCCCAGGTGGACATCGGGCTTGACGTGCTCGTGTACCCAACGCCAGGTGGAGTCTGGCAGGGGTGAGCCGGTGGACATGATGAAGCGCAGCTTCGCCAGGTTCCAGTCCCGTCCCGGCTCCAGCCCGGACTTCTCCACGAGGGAAAGATAGGCGGCGCCCGTGGCAAACATCGTGGCGCCGGTGTTGGCCAGGATCTGGAACTGCCGGTCCTTGCGCGCCAGCGTGGGCGAACCGGAGTAGGTGACCACGGAGGCTCCGGTGACGAGGTAGCTGACGAGGGTGTTCCACACCATCCAGGAGGTGTTGGCTGCCACGTAGTACAGATCCCCCGGCCCGGCGTCCTGGTTCAGGCCGATGCCCTTCAGCGCCTCCAGGATCATGCCGCCGTGGGAGTGGACAATGCCCTTCGGGGCGCCCGTCGTGCCTGAAGAAAAAAGTACCCACAGCGGGTGGTCGAACGGAACCCGCTCATAGGCAGGTTCGGTGTCCCCGCCCAGAAGCCCGTCAAAGGAAAGGCGGCCTGCTTCCGGTTCCTGGCCGGGGTTGAGGCAGCGGACCAGGATTGTCTGGCGGAGACTTGGCAGCCCGGCCTCCACCTCTGCCAGTTGCGCGAGCCGCGAAATTTCCTTGCCGTTGAACCGGTAGCCGTCCACCCCGATCAGCACGGTCGGTTCAAGCTGGCGCAGACGGTCCAGGCTGGCCTCGGCCGAGAGGTCCGGGGAGTTGATGGACCAGACTGCGCCGATGCTCGCCGCCGCAAGGAGCCCTATGAGTGCCTCGGGGATGTTGGGCAGCACGGCACCCACACGGTCGCCAGGCCGGACTCCCAGCCGCCTCAGCGCGGCAGCCAGCGAGGCGACCTGGCGTTCGAATTCCTGCCAGCGCAGCGAGCGGGTGGAGTCGTCCTCCTCGACGGTGAGTACCGCCGTCGTACTTCTCTGCTTGCCTTTGTTGCTGCGACGGAAGATGTTCTCGGCCAGGTTGAGCCGGCCGTCCGGATACCAGCGGGCGCCCGGCATCCGTTCCTCAGCCAGGGCCGGGCCGTCGAGCCCGTCGCCTATCACTTGGAAGTATTCGGTCACGGCGGCCCAGAAGTCTCCCAATTCGTCCACGGACCACTGCCACGCCTCGCGGTACGTGGAGAGCCCGATGCCGCGGCTCCGGGAGACATGGTCCATGAAGTCCCGGAGCCGCGTGGCCTCCTGTTGTTCCGGGCTGGGCGACCACATCACCGGCGGGGCAATGATGGCTTCGGGCTGGACTTCTGGAGGCATCATTGCCCTTCCTGGTAGTGCCGGGTAGTGCTGGAGTCGCGGCTAGGCGAACTGGTTGCGGATGGTTCCGATGCCCTCAAGGGTGCTGGTGAGGACGTTGCCGGGCTTGAGGAAGATTCCGTGGGACATTCCCACGCCAGCCGGAGTCCCGGTGAAGATAAGGTCTCCCGGCTGCAGGGTCACCACCTGGGAAAGGTCCGAGACGATCCGCGGCACCGAGAAGATCAGGTCGCGGGTATTGCCGTCCTGGACCGTCCATTGGCCGTCGACGCCGGGGCCCTCAAGAACAGCGGAAATACGGAGTGAGTTCTTGTCCTCAAGTTCATCCATGGTGACGACGGCGGGCCCGAACGGTGCGAAGTTCGGGTACGACTTGCCGAGGCTGAACTGGGCGGCCGGACCGCGGCGCTGGACAACGCGCTCACTGTAGTCCTGGCCCAGGCTCAGACCTGCAACGTGATCCCAGGCCTGCTCCTCGGCGACTTTGTAGCCTTCCTTGCCGATGACGACCACGAGTTCAGTTTCGTAGTCGACGCTTTCGGAGGGGAGCTCCACCGTCACATTCGGTCCGGCCAGCGAGGACTGGAACTTGGTGAAGACAACGAGGTGCTCCGGGTACGGAAGGCCGGCCTCGTCGGCGTGGTCCTTGTAGTTGAGGCCGATGGCGAAGATCTGGCGCGGGTTGGGAACGGGAGCGCCGAGGTCGGCCTCGTGGAAGGACTCGGCGCCGGAGTAGTCGGCACCGTCCGCCCAGTTCCGGAATGCGTCCCAGTCCTGGTAGACGGACAGGGGATCTGCGGTGAAGGTGCCGTTGCTGGCCCGTTCGATGTCGAGGGCCTTGCCCTCCTTGAGGAGGACGGATCGGCCCTTGAGGTTAGCGATGCGCATGGTCCGCAGCCCTTCTAGTCGATTCCCGGCGCGACATCGGCGCCAGGGTTGAGGGGGACGCCGTCCGCGAGAGCGGGGTTCGCCGCAATCCGGGCCGGCCACGGGTCCGGGAAGGACATGTCGGCGCTTTCGTTGTCCGGCCGGTACTTTCCGGCGTAGGCGTTCTTGTGGATCTGGTCGCCATCGAGGCCGTCCTTGCGGGCCTGGACCAGCTGCTCCGGATCAAACTGGGGGCCGACCTGGTCTTCGGAGAATTCCTGCGCGGCCCACATCCATTCCTTGGACAGGCCCCAGTCGCCGAAGTTGTCGACCTGGATTTCTATTCCGTTGCCGTCGGGATCCACGTAGTACATGGACATGGTCATGCCGTGGTCCAGGCACACGGCCGGAAGGATGCCCTGGTCGCGGAGGCGTTCGTAGTTATCCAGCCACTGGTCGAAGGTGGCGTACTCGAACGCCGTGTGGTGCAGGCCTGCGGTGTGCGGCTTGTCAACGGGCGGCTTGGTGCCGGGCAGGCGCAGGAGCGCGATGCGGTGGTTCGCCTCATCGTTGGTGAGCCACGCCGCGTGCGAGGAGTAGTACACCGGCTGAAGGCCGCAGACCAGTTCGTAGAAGTGCACCATGGCGTCCACGTCCATCGTCATGAACGTCGCGTGATGCAGCTTGGGTGCCGTGATGGGCCGCGGCTTGGGATTGCGCAGGTAGTTGGACTGCTCATTGGTCGACATCGTTGTCCCTTTCATCGAAGGCAGATCGCCGGGATTTTGGCACCGGCTCCGGGTTCCATCAGAACCCAGGATTCTCGGTATGTCAATAAATTCTCGATAATCTCTTGATTAGTAGTTAAAACTGGGACACGATGAGGGTGGGACGAAACGTGCCCCAAGTCACTTACTCAGCGTGGAGGATTCAGTGTCAGATATCGAAGTTCCCGTCCTTATTGTTGGCGGTGGCGGGGCCGGACTTACGGCTTCGATGCTCCTGTCCGATCTGGGCATTGAGCATTTGCTGGTCAGTGCCCTGCCCGGCACATCCACCTTGCCCAAGGCGCACGTCATCAACCAGCGTTCCATGGAGATCTACCGCAAACTCGGGGTGGCCGGGGACATCTACGAGGCGGGAACCCCGCCGGAAGCGATGGCCAGGACCGCATGGTATGCGGGCTTGAATGGGGAGGACCCCGTCTACGGGCGGGAGATTGCCAGCCAGGAGGCGTGGGGAGCCGGCTACACGGACCCGGACTACATCGCCGCCAGCCCATGCCGGATGACGAATCTGCCCCAGCTGCGCCTGGAGCCTGTTCTCCTTGCGCACGCCAAGCGGAAGAGCCCGGAATCGATCCGGTTCAACCACGAGCTGCTTTCGTTCACCCAGGACGACGACGGCGTCAGCTCCACAGTCCTGAACAAGGACACCGGCGAGACGTATACGGTCCGGAGCGAGTATCTCTACGGGTGCGACGGCGGCCGCAAGGTCGGCGCCGAAGCGGGCATAGAACTGCTTGGCCAGCGCAACATCCTCTACACCGTCTCGGTGCACTTCACGGCGGACCTCAGCAAGTACCTGAAGGATCCCAGCGTCCTGATCAACTGGATGTGGCCCGCCCACACCGGCCTGCTGACCCTCCTCGTGGCGATGGGACCCGACAGCTGGGGGCCAGGCTCGCAGGAATGGGTCTTCCACGAGAACTACGCCTTCGACGACAACAGGGTGGCCGACGACGACGCCCTGATCGCGAACATGAAGCACGCGCTCGGACTGCCGGATCTTGAGCCCACCGTCCACAAGATCAGCCGCTGGACCTTTGAGGCCCTGGTCGCCGAGCGATTCCAGGAAGGCCGGGTGTTCCTGCTCGGGGACGCCGCGCACCGCCACGGCCCCACGGGCGGCCTGGGCCTGAATACCGCCATCCAGGACGCCTACAACTTGTGCTGGAAGACCGCCGC from Arthrobacter sp. PAMC25564 encodes:
- a CDS encoding MarR family transcriptional regulator, with amino-acid sequence MTLQATDAVESSGGASSRLAESTISNDVGFLLAKLHAAGSVLNNAALAEFGLKERSYSVLALACGDLGPTQRELAEFLSLDPSQIVALIDELEQRGLVERKPGISDRRQKLVAATAEGRKVHAAAQQATKEAEARHLSILSAPEVASLRSILRKAVWSGAAPTA
- a CDS encoding acetoacetate--CoA ligase, producing MMPPEVQPEAIIAPPVMWSPSPEQQEATRLRDFMDHVSRSRGIGLSTYREAWQWSVDELGDFWAAVTEYFQVIGDGLDGPALAEERMPGARWYPDGRLNLAENIFRRSNKGKQRSTTAVLTVEEDDSTRSLRWQEFERQVASLAAALRRLGVRPGDRVGAVLPNIPEALIGLLAAASIGAVWSINSPDLSAEASLDRLRQLEPTVLIGVDGYRFNGKEISRLAQLAEVEAGLPSLRQTILVRCLNPGQEPEAGRLSFDGLLGGDTEPAYERVPFDHPLWVLFSSGTTGAPKGIVHSHGGMILEALKGIGLNQDAGPGDLYYVAANTSWMVWNTLVSYLVTGASVVTYSGSPTLARKDRQFQILANTGATMFATGAAYLSLVEKSGLEPGRDWNLAKLRFIMSTGSPLPDSTWRWVHEHVKPDVHLGSDSGGTDICSGFIGSNPLDPVRLGELQGPLLGVAVESWSETGQRLIGGIGEMVITRPMPSMPVFFWGDKDGSRYFDSYFTKFPGVWTHGDWITETPRGSFVVHGRSDATLNRGGVRLGTSDIYAALAGIPEITDSLVVGAEQPDGGYYMPLFVVLAPGATLDDPLRDRIRSAIRTRSSARHVPDEIIQAPAIPVTHSMKRVEVPIKKLFTGMAPRDAVSVRALANPEAMEWFVTQAHDFRGRVTHGIIE
- a CDS encoding fumarylacetoacetate hydrolase family protein, translated to MRIANLKGRSVLLKEGKALDIERASNGTFTADPLSVYQDWDAFRNWADGADYSGAESFHEADLGAPVPNPRQIFAIGLNYKDHADEAGLPYPEHLVVFTKFQSSLAGPNVTVELPSESVDYETELVVVIGKEGYKVAEEQAWDHVAGLSLGQDYSERVVQRRGPAAQFSLGKSYPNFAPFGPAVVTMDELEDKNSLRISAVLEGPGVDGQWTVQDGNTRDLIFSVPRIVSDLSQVVTLQPGDLIFTGTPAGVGMSHGIFLKPGNVLTSTLEGIGTIRNQFA
- a CDS encoding VOC family protein, with amino-acid sequence MSTNEQSNYLRNPKPRPITAPKLHHATFMTMDVDAMVHFYELVCGLQPVYYSSHAAWLTNDEANHRIALLRLPGTKPPVDKPHTAGLHHTAFEYATFDQWLDNYERLRDQGILPAVCLDHGMTMSMYYVDPDGNGIEIQVDNFGDWGLSKEWMWAAQEFSEDQVGPQFDPEQLVQARKDGLDGDQIHKNAYAGKYRPDNESADMSFPDPWPARIAANPALADGVPLNPGADVAPGID
- a CDS encoding FAD-dependent monooxygenase, with amino-acid sequence MSDIEVPVLIVGGGGAGLTASMLLSDLGIEHLLVSALPGTSTLPKAHVINQRSMEIYRKLGVAGDIYEAGTPPEAMARTAWYAGLNGEDPVYGREIASQEAWGAGYTDPDYIAASPCRMTNLPQLRLEPVLLAHAKRKSPESIRFNHELLSFTQDDDGVSSTVLNKDTGETYTVRSEYLYGCDGGRKVGAEAGIELLGQRNILYTVSVHFTADLSKYLKDPSVLINWMWPAHTGLLTLLVAMGPDSWGPGSQEWVFHENYAFDDNRVADDDALIANMKHALGLPDLEPTVHKISRWTFEALVAERFQEGRVFLLGDAAHRHGPTGGLGLNTAIQDAYNLCWKTAAVLGAQASPALLESYQAERQPVAATNVRRSTENAMNHMAIGEALGVSPANSTADNLASLHRVWSEDPADDDFRAALSATIAAQSMEFREHNIEAGFRYDSAAIVPDGSQEPEPIDDIRIYQPSTRPGSPLPHAWLEDHRGNRSAVQDLGGAGEYILIAGEEGREWVEAAGRIASEQGLALKAFTVGHSSGDYLDPRCAWIRDRGHTATGAILVRPDKFIAFRADKAGDSPEEDLRQAFLSIAGRA